A region of Pseudomonas sp. Marseille-Q3773 DNA encodes the following proteins:
- a CDS encoding IclR family transcriptional regulator, whose amino-acid sequence MDSDKRNAQGKEVGVSAVSRLFAVLRALGDCGGEGEKVSQLAQRLGLAQPTTHRLLRSLIEEGMVDQCATSKRYRLSLDFFALAAKAGQAGNLRDVVRPSLLRLSASLGDSLFLLARSGFDAVCLDRSEGPYPIRTFTGDIGGRVALGVGQGSLAILAFLPEEERDEVIRYNLPRLKDFHHYDEVMLRAEIDNVRSLGYAGRNTGVLDGMAGLAVPILDRNGHAVAALSVATISDRLGPNRMPTVVALLKREAAAVGERINPFDPVLRRPSHVFG is encoded by the coding sequence GTGGATTCCGATAAGCGAAATGCGCAGGGCAAGGAAGTTGGCGTCAGTGCGGTCTCCCGTCTGTTCGCCGTGTTGCGCGCGCTGGGTGACTGTGGCGGCGAGGGCGAGAAGGTCAGCCAGCTTGCGCAGCGGCTCGGCCTGGCACAGCCGACCACGCACCGCTTGCTGCGCAGCCTGATCGAAGAGGGCATGGTCGACCAGTGCGCAACCAGCAAGCGCTACCGCTTGAGCCTGGATTTCTTTGCCCTCGCGGCCAAGGCCGGGCAGGCCGGCAACCTGCGCGACGTGGTGCGCCCCAGCCTGTTGCGGCTGTCGGCTTCGCTGGGCGATTCGTTGTTCCTGCTGGCGCGCTCGGGGTTCGATGCGGTGTGCCTGGACCGCAGTGAAGGGCCGTACCCGATTCGTACCTTTACCGGGGATATTGGCGGCCGTGTGGCGTTAGGGGTGGGGCAGGGCAGCCTGGCGATCCTGGCCTTCCTGCCCGAGGAGGAACGTGACGAGGTGATCCGTTACAACCTGCCGCGGCTGAAGGATTTCCACCATTACGACGAAGTCATGCTGCGCGCCGAAATCGACAACGTGCGCAGCCTTGGTTATGCCGGGCGCAATACCGGTGTACTGGACGGCATGGCCGGCCTGGCGGTGCCGATTCTCGACCGCAATGGCCATGCCGTGGCAGCCCTGAGCGTGGCGACCATCAGTGACCGCCTGGGCCCCAATCGCATGCCGACCGTGGTGGCACTGCTCAAGCGCGAGGCGGCGGCGGTTGGCGAGCGGATCAACCCGTTCGACCCGGTGCTGCGCCGGCCTTCGCATGTGTTTGGTTAG
- a CDS encoding ABC transporter ATP-binding protein: protein MLRIFERWLDPFPPDEVPPPPVGLLRFMWACTRGARGYILALALLSAAVSIYEAWLFAFLGQVVDLLAAWQAGDPASPQESHVLWGIGIVLLTSIGLVALRTMVQHQVLAINLPLRLRWDFHRLMLRQSLSFFSDEFSGRVTTKVMQTALAVREVLFTVIEILPGIGVYFIAIIALAGGFALKLMLPFMAWVLLFGLAMLYFVPRLGKVGQEQAHARSSMTGRVSDAYTNITTVKLFSHSKREAHFARAAMEDFKHTGFRQMRLVSQFEIVNQALVVGLILGAGGYALWLWHQGQVGTGAVAAITAMALRINGMSHWIMWQMTSLFENIGTVQDGMDTLTRGPKVQDAPGAGELVTRGGAVTFDKVSFNYNGERQVLNDLSLHIHPGEKVGLVGRSGAGKSTLINLLLRFYDVDSGEIRIDGQNIARVTQDSLRSAIGMVTQDTSLLHRSIRDNIAYGRPDASEAQIRAAAVNAQADGFISQLSDRQGHSGYDTLVGERGIKLSGGQRQRIAIARVMLKNAPILLLDEATSALDSEVEVAIQESLDEMMQGKTVIAIAHRLSTIAAMDRLIVMDEGRIIEQGTHAQLLAKNGTYARLWQHQSGGFLGEDQGVAEALE from the coding sequence ATGTTGCGTATTTTTGAACGATGGCTCGACCCCTTTCCCCCCGACGAAGTACCGCCGCCACCGGTGGGCCTGTTGCGCTTCATGTGGGCCTGCACCCGCGGCGCGCGCGGCTACATCCTGGCGCTGGCCTTGCTCAGCGCCGCAGTGTCGATCTACGAAGCCTGGCTGTTCGCCTTCCTCGGCCAGGTGGTCGACCTGCTTGCAGCCTGGCAGGCCGGTGACCCGGCCAGCCCGCAGGAAAGCCACGTACTGTGGGGGATCGGCATCGTCCTGCTGACCAGCATCGGGCTGGTGGCACTGCGCACGATGGTGCAGCACCAGGTCCTGGCGATCAATCTGCCGCTGCGCCTGCGCTGGGACTTTCACCGCCTGATGCTGCGCCAGAGCCTGTCGTTCTTTTCCGACGAGTTCTCCGGCCGGGTCACCACCAAGGTGATGCAGACGGCGCTGGCCGTGCGGGAAGTGCTGTTCACCGTCATCGAGATCCTGCCCGGCATCGGCGTTTATTTCATTGCGATCATTGCCCTGGCGGGTGGCTTTGCCCTGAAGCTGATGCTGCCGTTCATGGCCTGGGTGCTCCTGTTCGGCCTGGCCATGCTCTATTTCGTACCACGCCTGGGCAAGGTCGGGCAGGAACAGGCCCATGCGCGGTCATCAATGACCGGTCGCGTGTCGGACGCCTATACCAACATCACCACGGTCAAGCTGTTCTCGCATTCCAAACGGGAAGCACACTTCGCGCGTGCTGCCATGGAGGATTTCAAGCACACCGGCTTTCGCCAGATGCGCCTGGTCAGCCAGTTCGAAATCGTCAACCAGGCGCTGGTGGTGGGCCTGATCCTTGGGGCCGGCGGCTATGCCCTGTGGCTCTGGCACCAGGGCCAGGTCGGCACCGGCGCGGTGGCGGCCATCACCGCCATGGCCTTGCGCATCAACGGCATGTCGCACTGGATCATGTGGCAGATGACCTCGCTGTTCGAGAACATCGGCACCGTGCAGGACGGCATGGACACCCTGACCCGTGGCCCCAAGGTGCAGGATGCGCCGGGCGCGGGCGAGCTGGTGACCCGTGGCGGCGCGGTGACCTTCGACAAGGTCAGTTTCAACTACAACGGCGAGCGCCAGGTGCTCAACGACCTGAGCCTGCACATCCACCCGGGTGAGAAGGTCGGCCTGGTCGGCCGCTCCGGCGCCGGCAAATCCACGCTGATCAACCTGCTGCTGCGCTTCTATGACGTGGACAGTGGCGAAATCCGCATCGACGGGCAGAACATCGCCCGGGTCACCCAGGACAGCCTGCGCAGTGCCATCGGCATGGTCACCCAGGACACCTCGCTGCTGCACCGCTCGATTCGCGACAACATCGCCTATGGCCGCCCCGATGCGAGCGAGGCGCAGATCCGCGCCGCTGCGGTGAATGCGCAAGCCGACGGGTTCATCAGCCAGCTCAGCGACCGCCAGGGCCACAGTGGCTACGACACGCTGGTGGGAGAGCGCGGCATCAAGCTGTCCGGCGGCCAGCGCCAGCGCATCGCGATTGCCCGGGTGATGCTGAAGAATGCACCGATCCTGTTGCTGGACGAAGCCACCAGCGCGCTGGATTCGGAAGTGGAAGTGGCCATCCAGGAAAGCCTGGACGAAATGATGCAGGGCAAGACCGTCATCGCCATCGCCCATCGCTTGTCGACCATTGCCGCCATGGACCGGCTGATCGTCATGGATGAAGGGCGCATCATCGAGCAGGGTACCCATGCACAGTTGCTGGCGAAAAACGGAACGTATGCACGTTTGTGGCAGCACCAGAGCGGCGGGTTCCTGGGTGAGGACCAGGGCGTGGCCGAGGCGCTGGAATAG